One genomic segment of Pseudoalteromonas sp. GCY includes these proteins:
- a CDS encoding non-ribosomal peptide synthetase: MSNNELADELVDGLDLDLLAQLWNEPEVEDEVTGVVATKSVSGVLSLQQKRLWLLQQIDPQSNAYDVLRTYHAPIALDLTRLQSALDALVECHEIFRTYYQFDGTATQVVASACKVPLTIIDIDSILDSQSLLEQAAVKSWCNVPFNLSQVPLLKAAWVNTAQGGYLLLRNHHIVSDAWSKTLILKDLLAAYQGKALVKPSCRYLDYAMWQSEYLAHDSANETLTYWREYIKQQPQPITLPSKESTTTFSSFPVILSHRLSELQVQQANTFCQRHGCTSAAVFMTLLQATLSRFSSTQDFLIGSPTAARNLPELADVVGCFMNTQLYKNEVREGVTFIDAVNQNQRHTLRLINEDQVPFEWLAEQLDWPVLADRHPHFQVLFNYLQSDTVPSNDMAVALRPINVESQVAKFELSLDVSVQDGTIELYFEADGAIYRAALLDQLLTCYLNLLDALISKPEAVINDIVVYQPDLTLCASRQTNEAATVVELIKRQQIPLAAVALQDDSGAKLNYEMLLQLSGNFANFLIEQGVQSEDRVAVVVSRQVDMVVVLLGCMQAGVVYVPVDPNMPHQRQQLIFASSAARAIVTNLEDIFNPSGLPVWSIAKVNRTRYQDHKASLQVCAQQLAYILYTSGSTGQPKGVAITHGNLVNFILAMKSQFSLTQDSKWLALTALGFDISGLELYLPLVCGAQVRIADSVFSLKACDLEGVSHIQATPAGWQGLLAKSLLSHPVVGLCGGEALPPVLAQALKAKQVVLYNMYGPTETTVWSSCHRVQDNIHLGFPIRNTQLYVLDSYLNVCPTGVAGELYIGGAGLARGYMEQPASTAQRFIANPFSSVGERLYRTGDLVERNERNELRFLGRTDHQVKIRGHRIETGEIESQLLRVEGVNQAVVVAHGDDNNKRLVAYVCTQTLSRGQITAAVSDLLPSYMVPEQIILLEALPLNHSGKVDRKALPKPLQESRQGTQPQGHLEQALARVWQQVLQVNQVYREDNFFALGGNSIHALRMVHQWQKLARPEPLLAQAIWQADNLRDLAQQIALSKQSNICDILPESASSKSYSDLLICLHDGRGFTMSYRPLAMALPEYIRCIGITPDLELSQQDDFSTLAHRYADQLGELSQYQNIYVLGWSLGGAIALQLAEVLTGRNTRVNSVLLIDSWDPFEPTNTQPESWRDYILTRLSESIAAPNSEAEFYQAVAQFPWSDGGSAAERADDITRFLLEHIDVLEESVAAMPTTEIVQTLEQTYLLRCAGRHALNYRQGDGVDYYTVWSNERDVGVVKRFCQRLDIQHSDYVDADHMQIISHPSVIETVQKVISVE; the protein is encoded by the coding sequence ATGTCAAATAATGAGTTAGCGGATGAATTGGTAGATGGACTTGATTTGGACCTGTTGGCGCAGTTATGGAATGAACCTGAGGTAGAGGATGAAGTGACAGGGGTTGTTGCAACAAAGAGTGTTTCAGGTGTACTTTCATTGCAACAAAAACGCTTATGGCTGCTCCAGCAAATAGACCCACAAAGTAATGCTTACGACGTATTACGTACATATCATGCGCCTATTGCATTGGATCTTACTCGGTTGCAATCAGCATTAGACGCACTAGTCGAATGTCATGAGATCTTTCGTACTTATTATCAGTTCGATGGCACAGCAACTCAGGTCGTCGCCTCAGCATGTAAGGTGCCGCTCACCATTATTGATATAGACTCAATATTAGATAGCCAATCACTCCTTGAACAAGCTGCTGTGAAGTCATGGTGTAATGTGCCGTTTAATTTAAGTCAGGTACCACTTTTAAAAGCCGCTTGGGTGAATACGGCACAAGGTGGGTATTTATTATTACGGAATCACCATATTGTCAGTGATGCGTGGTCAAAAACACTGATATTAAAAGATTTATTAGCGGCATATCAGGGAAAAGCATTGGTCAAACCAAGTTGCCGTTACTTAGATTATGCAATGTGGCAAAGTGAATACCTTGCTCATGACAGTGCCAATGAAACGCTGACTTATTGGCGGGAGTATATCAAACAGCAGCCTCAGCCGATCACCTTGCCGAGCAAGGAGTCAACGACAACGTTTTCCTCTTTCCCGGTAATACTCAGCCATCGGCTATCTGAGCTGCAAGTCCAGCAGGCTAATACTTTTTGTCAGCGTCATGGCTGTACTTCAGCGGCCGTTTTTATGACTTTATTGCAAGCAACATTAAGCCGTTTTAGCAGCACGCAAGACTTTTTGATTGGTTCGCCAACCGCTGCTCGAAATCTGCCTGAACTCGCTGATGTAGTGGGTTGTTTTATGAATACGCAGCTCTATAAAAATGAAGTTCGTGAGGGAGTGACATTCATAGATGCCGTCAACCAAAATCAGCGCCATACCCTAAGGTTGATAAACGAAGATCAAGTTCCGTTTGAGTGGCTTGCAGAACAATTAGATTGGCCAGTATTAGCGGATAGGCATCCGCACTTTCAAGTTCTGTTTAATTACTTACAAAGCGACACTGTTCCAAGCAATGACATGGCGGTGGCACTACGCCCAATAAATGTTGAGAGTCAGGTTGCTAAGTTTGAATTATCATTGGACGTGAGCGTGCAAGATGGGACTATCGAGCTTTACTTCGAAGCTGATGGTGCTATATATCGCGCGGCTTTATTAGATCAGCTCTTAACCTGTTACCTGAACTTACTGGATGCATTGATCAGCAAGCCTGAAGCGGTCATTAATGACATAGTTGTCTATCAACCAGACCTTACATTGTGTGCATCACGACAAACTAACGAAGCGGCTACAGTCGTCGAATTGATTAAAAGGCAGCAAATCCCTTTGGCTGCAGTTGCATTGCAAGATGACAGTGGTGCCAAGCTGAATTACGAAATGCTATTGCAATTAAGTGGCAATTTTGCAAACTTCCTTATCGAACAAGGTGTGCAATCCGAGGATAGAGTGGCGGTGGTCGTTTCGCGCCAGGTAGATATGGTAGTCGTGCTGCTTGGATGTATGCAGGCAGGTGTGGTCTATGTCCCCGTTGATCCCAATATGCCTCATCAGCGGCAACAATTAATCTTTGCATCGAGTGCCGCAAGGGCTATCGTGACTAACTTGGAAGATATATTTAACCCAAGTGGATTACCGGTTTGGTCGATTGCAAAAGTGAATCGAACACGATATCAAGACCATAAGGCGTCACTGCAGGTTTGTGCCCAGCAGCTTGCTTATATTTTATACACCTCAGGCTCCACGGGGCAGCCGAAGGGGGTCGCAATTACCCACGGCAATCTGGTTAATTTTATCTTAGCAATGAAATCCCAATTTTCGCTCACTCAAGATTCAAAATGGTTGGCTTTAACTGCGCTTGGTTTTGATATTTCGGGCTTAGAGTTATATCTGCCATTGGTTTGCGGTGCACAAGTTAGGATTGCAGATTCTGTATTCAGTTTGAAAGCATGTGACTTGGAGGGAGTTAGTCATATTCAAGCCACTCCCGCGGGATGGCAGGGGCTACTGGCTAAATCACTGCTTTCACATCCTGTCGTCGGGTTATGCGGTGGAGAAGCATTACCTCCAGTGTTGGCTCAAGCATTAAAAGCCAAGCAGGTTGTGCTTTATAACATGTATGGTCCTACTGAAACCACGGTGTGGTCTTCATGCCATCGGGTACAGGATAATATTCACCTTGGCTTCCCAATTCGTAATACACAGTTATATGTTTTAGATAGCTACCTTAATGTATGCCCCACGGGGGTTGCCGGAGAACTATACATTGGTGGTGCAGGGTTAGCGCGAGGTTACATGGAGCAACCGGCGTCGACTGCACAGCGATTTATTGCGAATCCTTTTTCTAGTGTAGGTGAGCGACTCTATCGCACGGGAGATTTGGTTGAGCGTAACGAACGCAACGAGCTGCGCTTTCTTGGGCGGACAGATCATCAAGTGAAGATCCGTGGGCACCGTATAGAAACGGGGGAAATTGAAAGCCAGTTGTTAAGGGTGGAAGGAGTCAATCAAGCGGTAGTGGTAGCGCATGGTGATGATAATAATAAACGACTTGTTGCTTATGTTTGCACGCAGACGTTAAGTCGCGGCCAAATAACAGCAGCTGTCAGTGATTTGTTACCCAGTTATATGGTGCCAGAACAAATCATCTTGTTAGAAGCGTTACCGCTTAATCACAGTGGCAAGGTGGATAGAAAAGCATTACCTAAACCGTTGCAGGAAAGCCGTCAGGGAACGCAACCTCAAGGTCATCTTGAACAAGCGCTGGCTAGAGTATGGCAGCAAGTGCTGCAGGTTAACCAAGTATATCGAGAAGATAACTTCTTTGCGTTGGGTGGAAACTCCATTCATGCGTTACGTATGGTGCATCAATGGCAAAAATTAGCTCGACCAGAGCCCTTACTCGCACAAGCTATTTGGCAAGCAGATAACTTGCGTGATTTGGCTCAGCAAATTGCGCTTTCCAAACAATCTAATATTTGTGACATTTTACCTGAATCTGCATCATCGAAGTCATATAGCGATTTGCTGATATGTCTTCATGATGGTCGCGGTTTTACTATGTCATATAGACCCCTTGCTATGGCGTTACCTGAATATATTCGCTGTATTGGTATTACCCCTGATCTTGAGTTATCACAACAGGATGATTTTAGTACGTTGGCGCATCGCTATGCGGATCAGCTCGGAGAGCTTAGCCAGTATCAGAATATTTATGTACTTGGCTGGTCTTTGGGGGGAGCGATAGCATTGCAGTTGGCTGAAGTGCTAACGGGGAGAAATACACGCGTAAACAGTGTGCTTTTAATTGATAGCTGGGACCCGTTCGAACCAACCAATACCCAACCAGAAAGTTGGCGTGATTATATTTTAACAAGACTCTCAGAGAGCATCGCTGCTCCAAACTCTGAAGCTGAGTTTTATCAAGCGGTTGCTCAGTTTCCTTGGTCTGATGGAGGTTCAGCGGCAGAAAGAGCTGATGATATCACGCGTTTTCTTCTAGAGCATATTGATGTGCTTGAAGAAAGTGTTGCAGCTATGCCTACCACCGAAATAGTGCAAACCTTAGAGCAGACTTACTTATTGCGCTGTGCTGGTCGTCATGCTCTTAACTATCGGCAAGGTGATGGTGTTGACTATTACACCGTGTGGAGTAACGAGCGTGATGTGGGAGTTGTAAAACGATTTTGCCAGCGTCTGGATATTCAGCACTCGGATTATGTTGATGCTGATCATATGCAGATTATTTCGCACCCCAGTGTCATTGAAACTGTACAAAAAGTAATAAGCGTTGAATAA